A DNA window from Streptosporangiales bacterium contains the following coding sequences:
- the mce gene encoding methylmalonyl-CoA epimerase, translating to MFSRIDHVGIAVRDLDEAKDFYARTFGMRVVHEETNEDQGVREVMLAVGDGETQVQLLAPLTPESTIARFLDRSGPGMQQLAYAVDDIDEACATLRGRGLRLLYDEPRRGTAGSRVNFVHPKDAGGVLVELVQHAPDPAR from the coding sequence GTGTTCAGCAGGATCGACCACGTCGGCATCGCCGTCCGCGACCTCGACGAGGCCAAGGACTTCTACGCCCGCACCTTCGGCATGCGGGTGGTGCACGAGGAGACCAACGAGGACCAGGGCGTCCGCGAGGTGATGCTCGCGGTCGGCGACGGCGAGACCCAGGTCCAGTTGCTCGCGCCGCTCACCCCCGAGTCCACGATCGCCAGGTTCCTCGACCGCTCGGGCCCCGGCATGCAGCAGCTCGCGTACGCCGTCGACGACATCGACGAGGCATGCGCGACGCTGCGCGGCCGGGGCCTGCGACTGCTGTACGACGAGCCCAGGCGCGGCACGGCAGGCTCTCGCGTCAACTTCGTGCATCCGAAGGACGCAGGCGGCGTGCTGGTCGAGCTCGTCCAGCACGCACCAGACCCAGCACGATGA